One Streptomyces sp. RPA4-2 genomic window carries:
- a CDS encoding alkaline phosphatase — MSLDARSARRFAAPAAAAVAAAVVTMVVNPTLGASASAPQAAAKAKAPTAKNVIFINGDGMGAAMRQAARLHLAGLGGQLAMDKLPVSGQLTTEPDDPKAVVTDSAAAATAWATGEKTYNGAISVDVDGNPLATLGQQAKAAGKATGLVTTAQVTDASPAAFFSNTANRSAQDEIARQYIEVSKPDVILGGGEDWWLPAGSAGAFKDQPAEDPSEASKGTKGDLVKKAKKAGYSYVNSADQLSRAKGGKLLGLFANEEMFQQRPEGQGDVYSPVVGLSTMTSKALGTLDKNKKGFFLMVEEEGTDEFAHSNNATRTLQSMQELEKAVAVARAYVATHSDTLLVITGDHETGGLAVEESDAADESGTGVSAEDGPFSIRGSDKSFYVDWTTSGHTGVDVPVTAAGPLSDRFTGKHANTHVYDVLREALTRR, encoded by the coding sequence GTGTCCCTGGATGCCCGTAGCGCTCGGCGGTTCGCCGCTCCCGCAGCCGCCGCAGTCGCCGCCGCCGTCGTGACGATGGTGGTCAACCCGACGCTGGGCGCCTCGGCCTCGGCTCCGCAGGCCGCGGCCAAGGCGAAGGCCCCGACCGCCAAGAACGTCATCTTCATCAACGGCGACGGCATGGGCGCCGCCATGCGTCAGGCCGCCCGTCTGCACCTGGCCGGCCTGGGTGGCCAGCTCGCGATGGACAAGCTCCCCGTCTCGGGCCAGCTGACCACCGAGCCGGACGACCCGAAGGCCGTCGTCACCGACTCGGCCGCCGCGGCGACCGCGTGGGCCACCGGCGAGAAGACCTACAACGGCGCCATCAGCGTCGACGTGGACGGCAACCCGCTGGCCACCCTCGGCCAGCAGGCCAAGGCGGCCGGCAAGGCCACCGGCCTGGTCACCACCGCGCAGGTCACCGACGCCTCGCCGGCGGCGTTCTTCTCGAACACCGCCAACCGTTCGGCGCAGGACGAGATCGCCCGCCAGTACATCGAGGTCAGCAAGCCCGACGTCATCCTGGGCGGTGGCGAGGACTGGTGGCTGCCCGCGGGCAGCGCCGGCGCGTTCAAGGACCAGCCCGCCGAGGACCCGTCCGAGGCGAGCAAGGGCACCAAGGGCGACCTCGTCAAGAAGGCCAAGAAGGCCGGTTACTCCTACGTCAACAGCGCGGACCAGCTCAGCCGCGCCAAGGGCGGCAAGCTCCTCGGTCTCTTCGCCAACGAGGAGATGTTCCAGCAGCGTCCCGAGGGCCAGGGCGACGTGTACAGCCCGGTGGTCGGTCTCTCCACCATGACCAGCAAGGCCCTGGGCACGCTGGACAAGAACAAGAAGGGCTTCTTCCTCATGGTCGAGGAGGAGGGCACCGACGAGTTCGCGCACTCCAACAACGCCACCCGCACCCTGCAGTCCATGCAGGAGCTGGAGAAGGCCGTGGCCGTGGCCCGCGCGTACGTCGCCACGCACTCCGACACCCTGCTGGTCATCACCGGCGACCACGAGACCGGCGGCCTGGCCGTCGAGGAGTCGGACGCCGCCGACGAGTCCGGCACCGGCGTCTCCGCCGAGGACGGGCCGTTCAGCATCCGCGGCAGCGACAAGAGCTTCTACGTCGACTGGACCACGTCCGGCCACACCGGTGTGGACGTGCCGGTGACCGCGGCGGGCCCGCTGTCCGACCGTTTCACCGGCAAGCACGCCAACACCCACGTGTACGACGTGCTGCGTGAGGCCCTGACGCGCCGCTGA
- a CDS encoding DUF4291 domain-containing protein, translating into MRKQPNGHLRAKDYEHGLTWIKPSFLWMMYRCGWGSKDGQETVLAVEITREGFEWALRHACLAHYARGLHENRAAWRQELKRAPTRVQWDPERDLRLRPLPYRSLQLGLSGEAARRYADEWTVTIRDVTPLAHEVHALVSGGDLDSAARLLPRESSYTGQDELIAHLRG; encoded by the coding sequence ATCAGGAAGCAGCCGAACGGGCACCTCCGCGCAAAGGACTATGAACACGGCTTGACCTGGATCAAGCCGAGCTTTCTGTGGATGATGTATCGCTGCGGCTGGGGTTCGAAGGACGGGCAGGAGACTGTCCTTGCCGTCGAGATCACCCGTGAAGGCTTCGAGTGGGCGCTGCGCCACGCGTGCCTTGCGCACTATGCACGTGGGCTGCACGAGAACCGGGCCGCCTGGAGACAGGAGTTGAAGCGGGCGCCCACGCGCGTGCAGTGGGACCCCGAGCGGGACCTGCGGCTGCGGCCCCTGCCGTACCGGTCCCTGCAACTGGGCCTCTCGGGTGAGGCGGCGCGACGCTACGCGGACGAGTGGACGGTCACCATCCGCGACGTCACCCCGCTCGCCCACGAGGTCCACGCCCTCGTCAGCGGCGGCGACCTGGACTCAGCCGCCCGACTGCTGCCCCGGGAAAGCTCCTATACCGGCCAGGACGAGCTCATCGCCCACCTGCGGGGATGA
- a CDS encoding NAD(P)H-binding protein, translating to MSDKHYATVAVTGVTGALGSRIAVRLADRGVPQLLVGRSPDRMPDLPGAQRRGPAGYGDASAMREALEGASTLILVSGHRTGRRLEEHATAVEAAIAVGVDRVLYVSLVGASPTATYLNARDQWLTEQFLAGAGIRHTVLRAGFYTSTPAALADKGFVVSGPASTGRAAFATHEDIADVITAVTLDERPRSEHDGAILEITGPEALTLHEAVTRIATATGRPYRFEPETLEQAFSRRWREGMSGAQIETWISWYQAIEKGEISSVTDVVPRLTGSPATPISDAAWWPSPNTARGTP from the coding sequence ATGTCTGACAAGCATTACGCCACGGTGGCGGTCACCGGAGTGACCGGAGCACTGGGCAGCCGGATCGCGGTCCGCCTCGCCGACCGTGGCGTCCCCCAACTCCTCGTCGGACGCAGCCCCGACCGCATGCCCGACCTGCCCGGCGCACAGCGACGCGGTCCCGCCGGCTACGGCGACGCCTCGGCGATGCGCGAGGCGCTGGAGGGCGCCTCGACGCTCATCCTGGTCTCCGGACACCGCACGGGACGCCGGCTGGAGGAACACGCCACGGCGGTCGAGGCCGCGATCGCGGTCGGCGTGGACCGGGTCCTGTACGTGTCCCTCGTCGGCGCCTCGCCCACCGCCACCTACCTGAACGCCCGCGACCAGTGGCTGACCGAACAGTTCCTGGCCGGAGCCGGGATCCGCCACACGGTGCTCCGGGCGGGCTTTTACACGTCGACACCGGCCGCCCTCGCCGACAAGGGATTCGTCGTCAGCGGCCCCGCGAGCACCGGCCGGGCCGCCTTCGCCACCCACGAGGACATCGCGGACGTGATCACCGCCGTCACCCTCGACGAGCGTCCCCGCTCCGAGCACGACGGCGCAATCCTGGAGATCACGGGGCCCGAGGCCCTGACCCTCCACGAAGCGGTTACCCGGATCGCCACGGCCACTGGCCGACCCTACCGCTTCGAACCAGAGACCCTTGAGCAAGCCTTCTCGCGGCGCTGGCGGGAGGGCATGAGCGGGGCACAGATCGAGACCTGGATCTCCTGGTACCAAGCAATCGAGAAGGGCGAGATCTCCTCGGTCACCGACGTCGTCCCCCGACTCACCGGCTCACCGGCGACCCCGATCTCCGACGCGGCCTGGTGGCCGTCACCGAACACCGCGCGTGGCACCCCCTGA
- a CDS encoding muconolactone Delta-isomerase family protein, giving the protein MMEFLVEVTVNVPEGTDQAEVDRRRAAEAVRAKELTAGGHLSRLWRTAEDPRVIAIWRADNEIELREKVLGSLPLWPWVTAVITTLQPHPNDPGLAG; this is encoded by the coding sequence ATGATGGAGTTTTTGGTGGAGGTGACCGTCAACGTGCCTGAAGGAACCGACCAGGCAGAAGTCGACCGTCGCCGCGCCGCCGAAGCTGTGCGAGCCAAGGAGCTCACCGCCGGAGGTCACCTGTCCCGGCTGTGGCGCACGGCCGAGGACCCTCGCGTCATCGCCATATGGCGCGCCGACAACGAGATAGAGCTGCGTGAGAAGGTCCTCGGAAGTCTGCCGCTGTGGCCTTGGGTCACCGCGGTGATCACCACCCTGCAGCCGCATCCCAACGATCCGGGCCTGGCCGGCTGA
- a CDS encoding ABC transporter substrate-binding protein, producing MHMIDLAYVGRGPHEELVTYIADQEDFYAEEGIHVALRDGCTWDAERLRHGAVIGLGRTLLSRLRDDIPWVALNVNTYRPLFWFLARPGLTSLADLHGRRLAVHPPHTGPGCFTRIVLRQAGLDPDRDVQTIVRWPGDYGMDLRGLQDGSIDAAVIGDTMAPAAVAGEHGWRVLAFVGDHFQIPTVGVAVDPTYTKPDDPAVQAVVRAHRRALQVIHNDPDTTVRHLHTFLGRHTTEEVRAHYEAFIAPAFTTDGQVDLAIGINAITAISAELGVPATFTAAEFYRTATTTPQASPPEYVQ from the coding sequence ATGCACATGATCGATCTCGCCTACGTCGGGCGGGGCCCGCACGAGGAACTGGTCACCTACATTGCCGATCAGGAGGACTTCTACGCCGAAGAGGGCATCCACGTGGCCCTGCGCGACGGCTGCACCTGGGATGCAGAGCGACTGCGCCACGGTGCAGTCATCGGGCTCGGCCGGACATTGCTGTCCCGATTGAGGGATGACATCCCCTGGGTCGCACTCAATGTGAACACCTACCGTCCCCTGTTCTGGTTCCTCGCCCGCCCCGGCCTGACCTCGCTGGCAGACCTGCACGGCCGACGACTGGCGGTACACCCCCCGCACACCGGACCTGGCTGCTTCACCCGGATTGTGCTGCGCCAGGCCGGCCTCGACCCGGACCGAGACGTCCAGACCATCGTCCGCTGGCCCGGCGACTACGGCATGGACCTGCGCGGATTGCAGGACGGCAGCATCGACGCCGCTGTGATCGGCGACACCATGGCACCGGCGGCAGTGGCTGGCGAGCACGGCTGGCGGGTACTGGCCTTTGTCGGCGACCACTTCCAAATCCCCACCGTGGGCGTGGCCGTCGACCCCACCTACACCAAGCCGGACGATCCCGCAGTCCAGGCCGTTGTACGAGCCCACCGGCGCGCCCTGCAGGTGATCCACAACGATCCCGACACCACAGTGCGACACCTGCACACGTTCCTTGGCCGACACACCACGGAAGAAGTCCGGGCCCATTACGAGGCGTTCATCGCACCGGCCTTCACCACCGATGGCCAAGTCGACCTCGCCATCGGCATCAACGCAATCACGGCGATCTCTGCCGAACTGGGAGTCCCCGCCACGTTCACGGCAGCCGAGTTCTACCGCACCGCAACCACCACCCCCCAGGCGAGCCCGCCCGAATACGTTCAGTGA
- a CDS encoding TetR/AcrR family transcriptional regulator: MIAEAAGRLFFASGFAGVSMDDLARELGMSKKTIYRYFPDKRSLLAEVLDRKFAAVESRLRAVEEAEAQPFGVRVEQFLIAAGSELERIGAAQLATGRGDAMLRHYVEQRMDAVVYRRLDELFREAHLRGLLSAPPELLSEITRGALERLVTSQLPRELHWTAADLLRATVNTVLYGAIRPAHSGVAEEVPRAVVPAARDDEYEVSP, translated from the coding sequence GTGATCGCGGAAGCGGCTGGGCGACTGTTCTTCGCTTCGGGTTTCGCGGGGGTGAGCATGGACGACCTCGCGCGCGAGCTCGGGATGAGCAAGAAGACCATCTACCGCTACTTTCCGGACAAGCGCAGCCTGCTGGCCGAGGTACTGGATCGGAAGTTCGCGGCGGTGGAGAGCAGACTGCGGGCGGTCGAGGAGGCAGAGGCACAGCCGTTCGGCGTGCGGGTCGAGCAGTTCCTGATTGCGGCAGGCAGTGAACTCGAACGGATTGGCGCGGCTCAGCTCGCAACTGGACGGGGCGATGCGATGCTGCGCCACTACGTAGAGCAGCGCATGGACGCGGTGGTCTACAGGCGGCTCGACGAGCTGTTCCGGGAGGCACACCTGCGAGGACTGCTGTCGGCGCCGCCCGAACTGCTGAGTGAGATCACCCGAGGCGCATTGGAGCGGCTGGTCACTTCACAGTTGCCGCGCGAGCTCCACTGGACAGCGGCCGATCTGCTGCGAGCGACCGTCAACACTGTTCTCTACGGGGCGATCCGTCCTGCGCACAGCGGCGTCGCCGAGGAAGTGCCCCGAGCGGTCGTTCCAGCGGCCCGCGACGACGAGTACGAGGTGAGCCCGTAA
- a CDS encoding DUF4291 domain-containing protein translates to MEEPHRRIRALHTASTITVYQAYRPEIGGPAARNGRFPAAWKPDRMTWIKPSFMWMMYRSGWGMKEGQETVLAVEITRDGFDWALRHACLSHYVRGLHPDRSAWQRDLKRAPARVQWDPERDLHLRPLPYRSLQLGLSGEASTRYADEWIISISDVTPLAHEIHALVKDGDLDAASRLLPQEQGYPAGEEVLAHLSS, encoded by the coding sequence ATGGAAGAACCGCACCGCAGGATCCGCGCGCTCCACACGGCGTCCACGATCACCGTCTACCAGGCCTACCGCCCGGAGATAGGCGGCCCCGCCGCCCGCAATGGCCGTTTCCCCGCCGCTTGGAAGCCTGACCGCATGACGTGGATTAAACCCAGCTTTATGTGGATGATGTACCGCTCTGGCTGGGGCATGAAGGAGGGTCAGGAGACTGTCCTCGCCGTCGAGATCACCCGCGACGGATTCGACTGGGCGCTGCGCCATGCCTGCCTGTCGCATTACGTCCGCGGACTGCATCCCGATCGCAGCGCCTGGCAACGTGACCTCAAGCGCGCGCCGGCCCGCGTCCAGTGGGATCCCGAACGCGATCTGCACCTGCGTCCCCTGCCGTACCGCTCGCTGCAACTGGGGCTCTCGGGCGAGGCGTCGACGCGGTACGCGGACGAGTGGATCATCTCCATCAGTGACGTGACCCCGCTCGCCCACGAGATCCACGCACTCGTCAAGGACGGAGACCTGGACGCGGCGAGCCGACTACTTCCTCAGGAGCAGGGATACCCCGCTGGCGAAGAGGTCCTGGCCCACCTGAGTTCCTGA
- a CDS encoding serine hydrolase domain-containing protein produces MADIQGSYDDLFNAVPSALSALLDEGDAGASVAVFVDGEPVVDVWGGFADADRTIPWQRDTITNVWSVTKTMTALCALVLADRGELDLAAPVGRYWPEFARAGKEKVLVRHLLAHTAGLPDWDGPIEDLYDWPSATARLAARTPQWEPGSTAGYHSLTQGFLVGEVVRRITGRSLGEFFAEEVAGPLGADFHIGLPAEHDHRVALAIPPAGRDEDYVAGSSSGKTPPTAATRVRLRDGNSVAWRRAQIPAANGVGNARSVGLVQSVMACGGTVRGTRLLSRAGCDRARQEQFSGEDRVLGMPIRWGLGYGLFDHTYGWGGWGGSLVVIDPEARMTVAYVTHQMREPAEDNRGLEMVMAAYDGLKGLRA; encoded by the coding sequence ATGGCCGACATCCAGGGCTCGTACGACGACCTGTTCAACGCCGTGCCCAGCGCGCTGTCCGCGTTGTTGGACGAAGGGGACGCGGGCGCCTCGGTGGCCGTCTTCGTGGACGGCGAACCGGTGGTGGACGTCTGGGGCGGGTTCGCCGACGCGGACCGCACGATCCCGTGGCAGCGGGACACGATCACCAATGTCTGGTCCGTCACCAAGACGATGACGGCGCTCTGCGCGCTGGTCCTGGCCGACCGTGGCGAGCTCGACCTGGCCGCGCCGGTCGGCCGGTACTGGCCCGAATTCGCCAGGGCGGGCAAGGAGAAGGTGCTGGTACGGCATCTGCTCGCGCACACCGCGGGCCTGCCCGACTGGGACGGGCCGATCGAGGACCTCTACGACTGGCCGTCCGCCACGGCACGGCTGGCCGCGCGGACTCCGCAGTGGGAGCCGGGAAGCACGGCCGGGTACCACTCGCTCACCCAGGGGTTTCTCGTGGGCGAGGTCGTACGCCGGATCACCGGCCGTAGCCTGGGCGAATTCTTCGCGGAGGAGGTGGCCGGGCCGCTGGGCGCCGACTTCCACATCGGGCTGCCCGCCGAGCACGACCACCGGGTGGCACTCGCGATCCCGCCGGCCGGCCGGGACGAGGACTACGTCGCGGGCTCGTCCAGCGGCAAGACGCCTCCCACCGCCGCGACCCGTGTACGGCTCCGTGACGGCAACAGCGTGGCCTGGCGGCGTGCGCAGATCCCCGCGGCGAACGGAGTCGGCAACGCCCGCTCGGTCGGCCTCGTACAGTCGGTGATGGCCTGCGGAGGAACGGTGCGCGGGACGCGACTGCTGTCGCGGGCGGGCTGTGACCGTGCGAGGCAGGAGCAGTTCAGCGGCGAGGACCGCGTCCTGGGCATGCCCATCCGTTGGGGCCTGGGCTACGGGCTGTTCGACCACACCTACGGGTGGGGCGGCTGGGGTGGTTCACTGGTCGTGATCGACCCCGAGGCCCGTATGACGGTGGCCTACGTGACGCATCAGATGCGCGAACCCGCGGAAGACAACCGGGGGCTGGAGATGGTGATGGCCGCCTACGACGGGCTCAAGGGTCTGCGGGCCTGA
- a CDS encoding VOC family protein, with the protein MACRISELVIDVADPDRLAAFWSEVLGYVELGREDDGSIEIGPPDTGFGGPQPTLVLSPSSAPRTGKLRLHIDVNATDRDQDAELERLLALGATPVDVGQTGTENWHVLADPEGNEFCLLRTRLQPL; encoded by the coding sequence ATGGCATGCCGCATCAGCGAGTTGGTCATCGACGTCGCCGACCCCGACCGGCTCGCCGCCTTCTGGAGCGAGGTCCTCGGCTACGTCGAACTCGGCCGGGAGGACGACGGAAGCATCGAGATCGGGCCGCCCGACACCGGCTTCGGCGGCCCGCAGCCCACCCTCGTCCTCAGCCCCAGCAGCGCGCCGCGGACCGGCAAGCTCCGACTGCACATCGACGTCAACGCCACCGACCGCGACCAGGACGCCGAGCTGGAGCGGCTGCTCGCGCTCGGCGCCACGCCCGTCGACGTCGGTCAGACCGGCACCGAGAACTGGCACGTCCTGGCCGACCCGGAAGGCAACGAATTCTGCCTCCTGCGCACCCGGCTCCAGCCCCTCTGA